The segment GGTGGTGCGAGGTGATGGCGATCGATGACGGCATTGACCGACCGCGTGGCTTGGACCCCTACGCGACCCGGGCCTACCCAGGTCGCGAGGAGGCAACTCACACGTCATGGGTCACCGCACGCACCGAGCATTACTTGGAACTGCGCGCCGCGGACCGGCGGCCGTCCTGCTGCATCAGCGGCTATAACAACCCGCACTCCCCGCTGATTGCCCCGCAACGGTTTTTGGACCTGTATCGTGGCCGCGCGATCGCCCCATGGTCATTCCCGCCGGAACGCGAGGCCGAGCGGCTGGCCGCGGGCATCACCGACGAGCGGCTCGTGCAAGCCAAGGTGGGCTACTACGCGATGGTCTCTGAGGTCGACGAAGCGGTGGGCCAACTCGGGCGCACCCTCGACCGGCTGGGCCTCACGGATGACACGTTGGTGGCGTTTAGAAGCGACCACGGTGAGTTTCTTGGCGAGCAGCTGCGGTGGGGCAAGGGTTACCCGGCCCCAGACTGTGTCACGCGTGTGCCACTCATCTTCGCGGGGCCCGGCGTTGAGGGTGGAGGCCGCGACGT is part of the Tepidisphaeraceae bacterium genome and harbors:
- a CDS encoding sulfatase-like hydrolase/transferase, with the protein product MSTTTLIERGCQRHHPEELTHIAQVAHPPAFERWCEVMAIDDGIDRPRGLDPYATRAYPGREEATHTSWVTARTEHYLELRAADRRPSCCISGYNNPHSPLIAPQRFLDLYRGRAIAPWSFPPEREAERLAAGITDERLVQAKVGYYAMVSEVDEAVGQLGRTLDRLGLTDDTLVAFRSDHGEFLGEQLRWGKGYPAPDCVTRVPLIFAGPGVEGGGRDVDRVAEAVDLIPTVLDAFGRTRPPLLEGTSRWAELQGLDSPGDDGFALTEDTAWKALRTPGHRYILHRDGREELFDVRAPFGECRDISADAGATQVLARLRHHLLTRLFAKERALPRAWPY